A genomic window from Antedon mediterranea chromosome 4, ecAntMedi1.1, whole genome shotgun sequence includes:
- the LOC140048020 gene encoding uncharacterized protein, translated as MNATSSEPMPTTSDYATPKEPSEHTIPSTSEPSEPTMNATSSEPTPTTSDYATPKEPSEHTIPSTSEPSEPTMNATSSEHTPTTSDYATPKEPSEHTIPSTSEPSEPTMNATSSEPTPTTSDYATPKEPSEHTIPSTSEPSEPTMNATSSEHTPTTSDYATPKEPSEHTIPSTSEPSEPTMNATSSEPTPTTSDYATPKEPSEHTIPSTSEPSEPTMNATSSEPTPTTSDYATPKEPSEHTIPSTSEPSEPTMNVTSSEPTPTTSDYATPKEPSEHTIPSTSEPSEPTMNATSSEHTPTTSDYATPKEPSEHTITTTEQEQVTNLNMEVDDIVMNAANKILKKNYPNAGGLQDTILHDLTHMLSISPFIQFVNLRNSHWVTISNSSWSNVDNNCNVDVFDSLQEQNNYNYPLELTDVACKLLQPLVPTVNMVYGVVTSPLLLLLPSVLVRTHLS; from the coding sequence ATGAATGCCACATCAAGTGAACCTATGCCTACAACAAGTGATTATGCAACGCCCAAAGAACCAAGTGAACACACGATACCATCAACATCTGAACCAAGTGAACCTACAATGAATGCCACATCAAGTGAACCTACGCCTACAACAAGTGATTATGCAACGCCCAAAGAACCAAGTGAACACACGATACCATCAACATCTGAACCAAGTGAACCTACAATGAATGCCACATCAAGTGAACATACGCCTACAACAAGTGATTATGCAACGCCCAAAGAACCAAGTGAACACACGATACCATCAACATCTGAACCAAGTGAACCTACAATGAATGCCACATCAAGTGAACCTACGCCTACAACAAGTGATTATGCAACGCCCAAAGAACCAAGTGAACACACGATACCATCAACATCTGAACCAAGTGAACCTACAATGAATGCCACATCAAGTGAACATACGCCTACAACAAGTGATTATGCAACGCCCAAAGAACCAAGTGAACACACGATACCATCAACATCTGAACCAAGTGAACCTACAATGAATGCCACATCAAGTGAACCTACGCCTACAACAAGTGATTATGCAACGCCCAAAGAACCAAGTGAACACACGATACCATCAACATCTGAACCAAGTGAACCTACAATGAATGCCACATCAAGTGAACCTACGCCTACAACAAGTGATTATGCAACGCCCAAAGAACCAAGTGAACACACGATACCATCAACATCTGAACCAAGTGAACCTACAATGAATGTCACATCAAGTGAACCTACGCCTACAACAAGTGATTATGCAACGCCCAAAGAACCAAGTGAACACACGATACCATCAACATCTGAACCAAGTGAACCTACAATGAATGCCACATCAAGTGAACATACGCCTACAACAAGTGATTATGCGACACCCAAAGAACCAAGTGAACACACGATAACAACAACAGAACAAGAACAAGTTACCAATCTAAATATGGAAGTTGATGACATTGTTATGAACGCAgccaacaaaatattaaaaaagaattatCCAAATGCTGGTGGCCTCCAAGATACAATCCTGCATGACCTAACGCACATGTTAAGTATCAGCCCTTTTATCCAATTTGTAAATCTTAGGAACTCTCATTGGGTTACAATCTCTAATTCATCATGGTCTAATGTTGATAACAATTGTAATGTTGATGTTTTTGATAGCTTGCaagaacaaaataattacaactATCCACTAGAACTTACAGATGTTGCTTGCAAACTACTTCAACCATTAGTGCCAACAGTTAATATGGTATATGGTGTGGTCACTTCGCCATTGCTTTTGTTGCTGCCCAGTGTGCTGGTAAGGACCCATCTCTCataa